In Gossypium hirsutum isolate 1008001.06 chromosome D06, Gossypium_hirsutum_v2.1, whole genome shotgun sequence, one genomic interval encodes:
- the LOC121218714 gene encoding cytochrome P450 82A4-like: MNLHKIHHDPLIWANPFEFQPERFITTHKDIDVRGQNFELFPFGSGRRMYPGVSFALQVLQLTLANVLHWFEFETPSGIAVDMREGLGIKSSKATPLEVHITPRIPAFVYNSTNSIRAYPG; encoded by the coding sequence ATGAATCTTCATAAGATTCATCATGATCCACTTATATGGGCAAACCCTTTTGAATTTCAACCTGAAAGATTTATAACTACCCACAAAGACATTGATGTGAGGGGACAGAATTTTGAACTATTTCCATTTGGAAGTGGTAGAAGAATGTACCCCGGAGTTTCATTTGCACTTCAAGTTTTACAGCTTACGTTGGCTAATGTGTTGCATTGGTTTGAGTTTGAAACCCCATCAGGCATAGCAGTCGATATGCGTGAAGGACTTGGGATAAAGAGTTCTAAAGCAACTCCATTAGAAGTTCATATAACTCCTCGCATTCCTGCTTTTGTTTACAATTCCACTAACTCCATTAGAGCTTACCCTGGGTAA
- the LOC107935569 gene encoding demethylepipodophyllotoxin synthase, producing the protein MRGWFKEVTLNVIMWMIVGKRIPNSSEGGENLKWRKSMDDFFVLSGKFLISDALPFLRFLDIGGDIKFMKKTAKELDQVLQGWLREHKQKRAENKANGEEDFMGVMLSILSEAEEHHADTINKINCLGLVLGVEDTTSITLIWAYLCYSIIVTN; encoded by the exons ATGAGGGGATGGTTCAAAGAAGTTACTCTGAACGTGATTATGTGGATGATTGTAGGGAAGCGAATTCCAAATTCCAGTGAAGGAGGTGAAAACTTGAAATGGAGGAAATCGATGGATGACTTCTTTGTACTAAGTGGAAAGTTCTTAATATCAGATGCTTTGCCGTTTCTGAGATTCCTGGACATAGGTGGAGACATCAAGTTCATGAAGAAGACAGCGAAAGAATTGGACCAAGTTCTGCAGGGATGGCTACGAGAGCACAAGCAGAAGAGAGCTGAAAATAAGGCAAACGGTGAGGAAGATTTCATGGGAGTGATGCTGTCTATTCTCAGTGAGGCGGAGGAACACCATGCTGATACAATAAACAAAATCAATTGTCTA GGACTTGTCTTAGGCGTGGAGGAtaccacatccatcacattgatATGGGCCTATCTTTGCTACTCAATAATCGTGACAAATTGA
- the LOC121203372 gene encoding cytochrome P450 82A3-like has protein sequence MDYSHSLTATSAVAIIAFPLLFLFSFLWISRRNTNSKKTAPEAGGAWPIIGHLRLLGGSQPPHISLANMADKYGGIFSIKLGVHRALVVSDWEIAKECLTVNDKEFASRPKLASSEILGNNRAMLGFAPYGPYWRQIRKVAAIELLSNHRLELLKHVRESEVKTSLQQL, from the coding sequence ATGGATTATTCCCATTCACTCACAGCAACTTCAGCTGTTGCAATCATTGCTTTTCCACtactatttcttttctcttttctatgGATCTCAAGAAGAAACACAAACTCGAAGAAAACAGCACCAGAAGCTGGTGGAGCATGGCCTATTATTGGCCATCTCCGCCTCTTAGGAGGATCACAACCACCTCACATAAGCTTGGCTAACATGGCTGACAAATATGGAGGAATCTTCAGTATCAAGTTGGGTGTGCATAGAGCTTTGGTGGTGAGCGATTGGGAGATTGCAAAAGAATGTCTCACCGTAAATGATAAAGAGTTTGCCTCTCGTCCAAAACTTGCAAGCTCGGAAATTTTGGGTAACAACAGAGCCATGTTAGGCTTTGCACCATATGGACCTTATTGGCGTCAAATACGCAAGGTTGCCGCTATTGAGCTCCTCTCAAATCACCGACTCGAATTACTTAAACATGTAAGGGAATCCGAGGTGAAGACATCTCTGCAACAGTTGTAA
- the LOC107935585 gene encoding demethylepipodophyllotoxin synthase, whose translation MDYLHSLTATSTAAIIAFPLLFLFSFLWISRRNTNSKKTAPEAGIIGHLRLLGGSQPPHISLANMADKYGRIFSIKLGVHRALVVSNWEIAKECLTINDKAFASRPMLACSEIMGYNGAMIGFAPYGPYWRQVRKIVIIELLSNHRLELLKPLRESEIKTSLQQLYQLWNKKKSTNSDKVLVEMKGWFKEVTLNVIMRMIVGKRLPNSSEGGENLKRKKYLDDFFELSGKFLISDALPFLRWLDIGGDMKCMKKTAKELDQVVQGWLREHTQTRAENKANSEEDFMGVMLSILSDAEELHVDTINKAISLAIIIAAEDTTSVTLTWALSFYSIIVTH comes from the exons ATGGATTATCTCCATTCACTCACAGCAACTTCAACTGCTGCAATCATTGCTTTTccactactttttcttttctcttttctatgGATCTCAAGAAGAAACACAAACTCGAAGAAAACAGCACCAGAAGCTGGTATTATTGGTCATCTCCGCCTCTTAGGAGGATCACAACCACCTCACATAAGCTTGGCTAACATGGCTGACAAATATGGAAGAATCTTCAGTATCAAGTTGGGTGTGCATAGAGCTTTGGTGGTGAGCAATTGGGAGATTGCTAAAGAATGTCTCACCATAAATGATAAAGCATTCGCCTCTCGTCCAATGCTTGCATGCTCGGAAATTATGGGTTACAACGGTGCCATGATTGGCTTTGCGCCATATGGACCTTATTGGCGTCAAGTGCGTAAGATTGTCATTATTGAGCTCCTCTCAAATCACCGACTTGAATTGCTTAAACCTCTGAGGGAATCCGAGATAAAGACATCTCTGCAACAGTTATACCAGCTGTGGAACAAGAAGAAAAGTACTAACTCCGATAAAGTATTGGTGGAGATGAAGGGATGGTTCAAAGAAGTTACTCTGAATGTTATTATGAGGATGATTGTAGGGAAGCGACTTCCAAATTCCAGTGAAGGAGGTGAAAACTTGAAAAGGAAGAAATATTTGGATGACTTCTTTGAACTGAGTGGAAAGTTCCTAATATCAGATGCGTTGCCGTTTTTAAGATGGTTGGACATAGGTGGAGACATGAAGTGCATGAAGAAGACAGCGAAAGAATTGGACCAAGTTGTGCAGGGATGGCTACGAGAGCACACGCAGACGAGAGCTGAAAATAAGGCAAATAGTGAGGAAGATTTCATGGGAGTGATGCTGTCTATTCTCAGTGATGCGGAGGAACTCCATGTTGATACAATCAATAAAGCCATCAGTCTC GCTATCATCATAGCGGCGGAGGATACAACGTCAGTTACTCTGACATGGGCTTTGTCTTTTTACTCAATAATCGTGACACATTAA